In Gossypium raimondii isolate GPD5lz chromosome 12, ASM2569854v1, whole genome shotgun sequence, a single window of DNA contains:
- the LOC105763337 gene encoding dof zinc finger protein DOF5.7 has translation MIQELLGGSSGFHFGGTAGRRISINGTILDGTLASSPSPSPSPSTTSSSTTTTNSTASAAKSDQTQNLRCPRCDSSNTKFCYYNNYNLTQPRHFCKTCRRYWTKGGALRNVPIGGGCRKNKNTTTTTTTTTASVSTSMGKSSAAKMKTVVSDIGRTGLGNGFDHDLQSSPILWASPQSSHLLALLRTTPNPNANTLSTNSPVSIKEEVSLLGSHAMNEPAVANAALNARTLGLDPLSQVPSLGLCSPFWKNNQHQAQQQHQSNNNNGSFLLGEVQNTGFQGLYQRLKSSSNYYSDSSAVVLSNVGSSSSSSTVLESAPVAGGELGYWNPAFSSSWSDLPTTNGAYP, from the coding sequence ATGATTCAAGAACTCCTAGGAGGCTCTTCTGGCTTTCATTTTGGAGGTACTGCTGGGAGAAGAATCTCTATCAATGGAACCATTTTGGATGGAACCCTTGCTTCTTCTCCATCACCATCTCCATCTCCTTCAACAACTTCGTCATCAACTACAACTACTAACTCTACAGCTTCAGCAGCAAAGTCTGATCAGACCCAGAATTTGAGGTGCCCCAGATGTGATTCCTCCAACACGAAGTTTTGTTATTACAACAACTACAATCTCACCCAGCCTCGTCACTTTTGCAAGACTTGTCGTCGGTATTGGACCAAAGGAGGTGCTCTTAGGAATGTTCCTATTGGAGGTGGATGTAGGAAAAACAAGAacactactactactactactactactactgcTTCTGTTTCAACATCTATGGGAAAATCAAGTGCTGCTAAGATGAAAACAGTAGTGTCTGATATTGGAAGAACTGGTCTTGGAAATGGGTTCGATCATGACCTTCAATCTAGTCCAATCCTTTGGGCTTCACCTCAGAGTTCTCATCTTCTAGCCTTATTGAGAACTACCCCAAACCCTAACGCTAACACTTTGTCTACTAATAGTCCTGTTAGTATTAAGGAAGAGGTGAGCTTGCTTGGATCACATGCCATGAACGAGCCAGCTGTTGCAAATGCTGCGTTAAATGCTCGAACCCTAGGTTTGGATCCCCTTAGCCAGGTCCCTTCTCTAGGACTTTGCAGCCCTTTTTGGAAAAACAATCAACACCAAGCTCAACAGCAACATCagagtaataataataatggatcGTTCCTACTAGGTGAAGTTCAAAACACAGGATTTCAAGGACTGTATCAGAGGCtgaaatcatcatcaaattatTACTCTGATAGCTCCGCAGTAGTTCTAAGCAATGTGGGttcctcttcatcttcttcaacagtTTTGGAGTCAGCTCCAGTTGCAGGTGGAGAACTGGGTTACTGGAATCCCGCATTTTCATCATCATGGTCTGATCTCCCAACAACTAATGGTGCATATCCGTAA
- the LOC105763336 gene encoding L-ascorbate oxidase homolog — MKQVIFLQVLLGILCCFSIFCANAEDPYRYYTWVVTYGTRAPLGVYQRVILINNQFPGPPIEAVTNDNIIVNVINQLDEPFLITWHGIKQRKASWQDGVLGTNCPIPPHSNWTYKFQLKDQIGTYMYYPSTSMHRAIGGFGAVNVNQRSVISIPYPAFAGDFTLLIGDWYKAGDKALRKRLNSGLVLPLPDGLLINGLHKSSVFTGQKGKTYRFRITNVGISTSINFRIQGHSLILVEVEGSHSLQEVYESIDIHPGQSITALVTLRGAIKDYYIVASTRFTKPILTTTGILRYQGSHTPPSLPLPIAPTYHVHWSMKQARTIRLNLTANAARPNPQGTFHYGQINIVRRLVLANAEVKINGKLRYTVNGISYVDPTTPLKLADWFNIPGVFSLNNIKDLPTSRPPALGVSVFGLTLHDFVEIVFQNTEPTIQSWHLDGSSFYVVGYGGGKWTTALKKRYNLVDAISRHTVQVYPNSWTAVLVSLDNKGMWNLRSQIWSDRFLGKQTYLRVWNDEKSLYTETDIPPNALRCGKAIHL, encoded by the exons ATGAAACAGGTCATTTTCCTGCAAGTTTTACTTGGAATATTGTGTTGCTTTAGTATCTTCTGTGCCAATGCAGAAGATCCATATAGATACTATACTTGGGTTGTCACATATGGAACTCGGGCTCCTCTTGGTGTTTACCAACGG gttattcttattaataatcaatttcCAGGACCTCCAATAGAAGCAGTGACTAATGACAACATCATTGTAAATGTCATCAATCAATTAGATGAACCCTTCCTTATTACATG GCATGGAATTAAACAGAGGAAGGCTTCATGGCAAGATGGTGTGCTTGGGACCAATTGTCCCATCCCTCCCCACTCAAACTGGACCTACAAATTCCAATTGAAGGATCAAATTGGGACCTACATGTACTACCCTTCAACTTCAATGCACAGAGCTATTGGTGGTTTTGGGGCCGTTAATGTTAACCAAAGGTCTGTGATTTCAATCCCATACCCTGCATTTGCTGGAGATTTCACTTTGCTTATTGGTGATTGGTACAAGGCTGGCGACAAG GCCTTGAGGAAAAGGCTGAATTCAGGCTTGGTTCTTCCTCTGCCTGATGGCCTTCTTATAAATGGTCTCCACAAATCTTCAGTTTTCACTGGTCAGAAAG GGAAAACTTACAGGTTCCGGATTACAAATGTGGGTATATCGACATCAATTAACTTCAGGATCCAGGGTCATTCACTGATATTAGTTGAAGTCGAAGGGAGCCATAGTTTGCAGGAGGTGTACGAGTCCATTGATATTCATCCGGGTCAATCCATAACTGCTTTGGTTACCTTGCGTGGGGCAATTAAGGACTATTACATTGTGGCTTCCACACGTTTCACAAAGCCTATTCTCACCACTACTGGTATTCTTCGCTATCAAGGTTCCCACACTCCACCCTCTTTGCCGTTGCCTATTGCCCCAACTTATCACGTTCATTGGTCCATGAAACAAGCCAGGACTATCAG ATTGAACTTGACAGCAAATGCTGCTAGGCCTAATCCCCAAGGAACATTCCACTATGGTCAAATAAATATTGTGAGAAGACTTGTTTTGGCTAATGCAGAAGTCAAGATAAACGGCAAGTTGCGTTATACTGTTAATGGGATCTCCTATGTAGATCCAACCACTCCATTGAAGCTTGCAGATTGGTTTAACATCCCTGGTGTTTTCAGCTTAAACAACATCAAGGATTTGCCAACTTCAAGGCCACCAGCCTTGGGTGTATCTGTCTTTGGTCTCACCCTCCATGACTTTGTTGAGATTGTTTTCCAAAACACTGAACCCACCATCCAATCTTGGCATCTCGACGGATCGAGTTTCTACGTCGTCGG GTATGGTGGTGGAAAGTGGACAACTGCCTTAAAGAAACGCTACAATCTGGTTGATGCTATATCTAGACACACCGTTCAG GTATATCCCAATTCTTGGACTGCAGTTTTGGTTTCTTTGGACAACAAAGGAATGTGGAACTTGAGGTCACAAATATGGTCGGATCGGTTCCTAGGCAAGCAAACTTATCTCAGAGTTTGGAACGACGAGAAAAGCTTGTACACTGAGACTGACATTCCTCCTAATGCACTGCGTTGTGGCAAGGCCATCcatttatag